Proteins from a single region of Chryseobacterium sp. T16E-39:
- a CDS encoding metallophosphoesterase — translation MTRKTFLKRLFQLSVIGSFPALYSWQVEPFWVEFVEHKLPIRNLPANLEGKTLMQISDLHVGNRFDWNFLIESFQKAQEFKPEFVVYTGDFVNHGTIQEQQDLKTVMEKAVYGSLGTFGILGNHDYGSSWNDIGLSRSICEILGDFGIRMLNNEQYEKHGLNFIGFEDMVSPNFNPMLVMKDLDHSKANLVLCHNPDVCDKDVWNGYKGWILSGHTHGGQCRIPGVITPILPVKNKKYVSGEIDLKDGRMLYINRAIGHSYQVRFMVRPEITVFTLRKA, via the coding sequence ATGACAAGAAAAACATTCTTAAAAAGGCTCTTTCAGCTTTCTGTGATCGGATCTTTTCCGGCCTTGTATTCCTGGCAGGTAGAGCCTTTCTGGGTTGAATTTGTTGAACACAAGCTTCCAATCCGGAATTTACCTGCGAATCTTGAAGGTAAGACTTTAATGCAGATTTCCGATTTACATGTAGGGAATCGCTTTGATTGGAACTTTTTGATCGAGTCTTTTCAAAAAGCGCAGGAGTTCAAACCTGAATTTGTAGTGTATACTGGAGATTTTGTTAATCATGGAACCATTCAGGAACAACAGGATTTAAAAACAGTAATGGAAAAAGCCGTCTATGGAAGTCTGGGAACCTTCGGAATTTTAGGAAACCATGATTATGGATCAAGCTGGAATGACATTGGACTTTCCAGAAGTATCTGTGAAATTTTAGGTGACTTTGGAATCAGAATGCTGAATAATGAGCAATATGAAAAGCACGGTCTCAACTTTATAGGTTTTGAGGATATGGTTTCACCCAATTTTAATCCTATGCTTGTCATGAAAGATTTAGATCATTCGAAAGCCAACCTCGTCCTTTGTCATAATCCCGATGTATGTGATAAAGATGTATGGAATGGATATAAAGGCTGGATTTTAAGCGGGCATACCCATGGAGGTCAGTGCAGGATACCCGGAGTGATCACCCCTATTCTCCCTGTAAAAAACAAGAAATATGTTTCTGGGGAAATTGATCTTAAGGATGGGAGAATGCTTTATATCAATAGGGCTATTGGACATTCCTATCAGGTCCGGTTTATGGTTCGTCCAGAAATTACAGTTTTCACATTAAGAAAGGCTTAA
- a CDS encoding DUF4153 domain-containing protein gives MKTHHYILLTTAIFISLFYNENVGLNLGILGIVYSLLTLYKTPERNRTKIFYVLTVTSIVSSVAFAWYGDFPSFLAIVSSLLLLSYRSKNKRLKPLLLIPVFVVNCFTFLCRFFSFEQWLPKTNVSGLWQKVFALILIPLVLIAVFFGIYSAGSNHFANLFTNIEIDVNFWQLFCITVLGIFIAFNYWNYTVEKLIYKQNHFLDNDFHEKNKTIKSTYSFLDLDVERMSGVISFFSLNILLVFFIISYNYEQFYEVSKTPNQLSEETHERVNAVIMSIVMAILVIMFYFKSSFNFDPKAGLMKTLAKVWIFLNGVLIISAMIKNSEYIINYGFTYKRLGVYAFLILSLIGLIMTFIKIHYKKRNAFLFNTMTWYFYGTVLATSYINWGGFITSQNMKRNDFVVKYHLDSINFNEKEILEFAEKKNDQILKKQIISKVRKEISPTFLSKILYYETLKE, from the coding sequence ATGAAAACACATCACTATATATTACTTACGACCGCCATCTTTATCAGTCTCTTTTACAATGAGAATGTAGGGTTGAATTTAGGGATCTTAGGAATTGTTTATTCCTTATTGACTTTGTACAAAACACCGGAAAGAAATAGAACGAAAATCTTTTACGTTTTAACTGTTACAAGTATTGTTTCTTCCGTTGCTTTTGCATGGTATGGCGATTTTCCTTCATTTCTGGCGATCGTAAGTTCATTATTACTTTTGTCCTATAGATCTAAAAATAAAAGATTGAAACCTCTTTTATTAATTCCCGTTTTTGTTGTGAATTGCTTTACATTTTTATGTCGGTTTTTTAGTTTTGAGCAATGGCTTCCAAAAACAAACGTTTCAGGTTTGTGGCAAAAAGTTTTTGCTCTTATTCTAATCCCTCTGGTATTGATTGCCGTTTTCTTTGGAATTTATTCTGCGGGCAGTAATCATTTTGCCAATCTATTTACCAATATTGAAATAGATGTTAATTTCTGGCAATTATTCTGCATTACTGTTTTAGGGATTTTTATAGCGTTCAATTATTGGAATTACACGGTTGAGAAGCTTATTTATAAACAGAATCATTTTTTAGATAATGACTTTCACGAGAAAAATAAAACAATAAAATCCACCTATTCTTTTCTGGATCTTGATGTAGAGAGAATGAGTGGGGTTATCTCCTTTTTTTCATTAAATATATTGCTGGTTTTCTTTATCATTTCTTATAACTATGAACAGTTTTATGAAGTGTCGAAGACTCCCAATCAATTATCAGAAGAGACGCATGAAAGAGTAAATGCAGTAATTATGTCTATTGTTATGGCCATTCTTGTGATTATGTTTTATTTTAAATCCAGTTTTAATTTTGATCCAAAGGCAGGATTAATGAAAACCCTGGCGAAGGTCTGGATTTTTTTAAATGGAGTATTGATCATTTCTGCAATGATAAAAAATTCAGAATATATAATCAATTATGGCTTCACGTATAAACGACTGGGAGTTTACGCATTCCTCATTTTATCATTAATAGGACTTATAATGACTTTTATCAAAATACATTATAAAAAAAGGAATGCATTTCTTTTTAATACCATGACCTGGTATTTTTATGGAACAGTTTTGGCTACTAGTTATATCAATTGGGGAGGATTTATAACTTCTCAAAACATGAAAAGAAATGATTTTGTAGTCAAGTACCATTTAGATTCTATCAATTTCAATGAAAAAGAAATACTTGAATTTGCTGAGAAAAAAAATGATCAAATATTAAAAAAACAAATTATAAGTAAAGTTAGAAAAGAAATATCGCCAACTTTTCTTTCAAAAATTCTTTACTATGAAACACTAAAAGAATAG
- a CDS encoding winged helix-turn-helix domain-containing protein translates to MIKINQLNKEFESRVRLGIMSVLMVNDWVDFSEMKGLLEITDGNLASHSNALEKAGYIEVKKEFVGKKPKTSYRVTQSGRQAFTEHLDALEKLIAR, encoded by the coding sequence ATGATTAAAATAAATCAACTCAACAAAGAATTTGAAAGTCGCGTAAGATTGGGCATTATGTCCGTTCTTATGGTTAACGACTGGGTTGACTTCTCAGAAATGAAAGGATTGTTGGAAATTACAGATGGGAATTTGGCAAGTCATAGTAATGCATTGGAGAAAGCAGGGTATATAGAAGTGAAGAAAGAATTTGTAGGGAAAAAGCCAAAAACTTCCTATCGTGTTACCCAAAGCGGAAGACAGGCTTTCACAGAGCATTTGGATGCGCTTGAAAAATTAATAGCAAGATAA
- a CDS encoding Coq4 family protein yields MKKLRVQFLLFVYGKTQKLYRKYFKKKKRQWQFNEQQLLSFREDSLGRKLGEFYKRYGFTMIPKMENHDVHHLITGCGTNFEDEIAMQYLLLGNGKLNAHLLGAIVLGTLILPEYFKMYIKAFKKGQSMRPFYQWDFEALLWQDFEHLKNFIQQKNTITYY; encoded by the coding sequence ATGAAAAAATTACGTGTTCAGTTTTTACTTTTTGTATATGGGAAAACCCAGAAGCTATACAGGAAATACTTTAAAAAAAAGAAAAGGCAGTGGCAATTTAATGAACAACAATTGCTAAGCTTCCGCGAAGATTCTTTGGGCAGAAAACTTGGAGAATTTTATAAACGCTATGGTTTTACCATGATTCCTAAAATGGAAAATCATGATGTGCACCACTTGATAACGGGCTGTGGGACCAACTTTGAAGATGAAATTGCAATGCAATATCTTCTTTTAGGAAATGGGAAACTCAATGCACATCTTTTAGGAGCTATTGTACTGGGCACATTGATCTTACCTGAATATTTCAAAATGTATATAAAAGCATTTAAAAAAGGTCAAAGTATGAGGCCATTTTATCAGTGGGATTTTGAAGCATTGCTATGGCAGGATTTTGAGCATCTCAAAAACTTTATTCAGCAAAAAAATACAATAACATATTATTAA